Proteins found in one Ferrovibrio sp. MS7 genomic segment:
- a CDS encoding MFS transporter yields MPSETRPQLPWPARLPFYYGWVVIAVAFVTMAVAVTARTAFSLLLPPLIDEFGWDRGLAAGAFSFGFLVSALISPLAGKLMDRHGPRLVIGAGVVLMAAGQLLAPYISAPWQFYATLGVLVGGGANLATYTAHSLFLPNWFLRRRALAISIAFAGAGIGAVLLLPWLQSIIQSQGWRASCTVTGLLVLVLIGPLVPFLRRRPQDIGLQPDGDTQGNTGQAAPKRGNIVDPDWAAQDWTLARALRTARFWWLALAFFWMTFAWYAVQVHQTKYLIEIGFAPLTAAWALGVVAIVAIPGQVLLGWLSDRHGRELVWALACLGFAISYAALIALEQGPNLPLLYIMVAAQGLLGYAATSVMGPIVAEIFEGPHYGAIFGSITVALIAGGAAGPWLTGVIHDATGSYRLAFLVAILGCVVAAGAVWLAAPRKVRKVPGRS; encoded by the coding sequence ATGCCATCAGAAACAAGGCCCCAGCTACCCTGGCCGGCGCGGCTGCCCTTCTATTATGGCTGGGTGGTGATCGCGGTCGCCTTCGTCACCATGGCCGTGGCGGTCACCGCCCGCACAGCCTTCTCATTGCTGTTGCCGCCGCTGATCGATGAATTCGGCTGGGATCGTGGCCTGGCCGCCGGCGCCTTTTCCTTCGGCTTCCTGGTTTCCGCCCTGATCAGCCCGCTGGCGGGCAAGCTGATGGACCGGCATGGCCCCCGGCTGGTGATCGGTGCCGGCGTGGTGCTGATGGCGGCCGGGCAATTGCTGGCACCTTATATCAGCGCACCATGGCAGTTCTATGCCACCCTCGGCGTACTGGTCGGCGGTGGCGCCAACCTTGCCACCTATACGGCCCATTCGCTGTTCCTGCCGAACTGGTTCCTGCGCCGTCGGGCGCTGGCAATCAGCATTGCCTTCGCCGGCGCCGGCATCGGTGCCGTGTTGCTGCTGCCCTGGCTGCAAAGCATCATCCAGAGCCAGGGCTGGCGTGCCTCCTGCACCGTCACCGGCCTGCTGGTGCTGGTACTGATTGGCCCGCTGGTGCCGTTTCTGCGCCGCCGCCCGCAGGATATCGGCCTGCAGCCGGATGGCGACACCCAGGGGAATACAGGGCAGGCGGCGCCGAAACGCGGCAATATCGTCGATCCCGACTGGGCGGCGCAGGACTGGACCCTGGCGCGGGCCTTGCGCACGGCGCGCTTCTGGTGGCTCGCCCTGGCGTTTTTCTGGATGACCTTCGCTTGGTATGCCGTGCAGGTACACCAGACCAAGTATCTCATCGAAATCGGCTTCGCGCCGCTCACGGCGGCCTGGGCGCTCGGCGTGGTCGCCATTGTCGCCATTCCGGGGCAGGTGCTGCTCGGCTGGCTGTCGGACCGCCATGGCCGCGAGCTGGTCTGGGCCCTGGCCTGTCTCGGCTTCGCCATCAGCTATGCCGCCCTGATCGCGCTGGAGCAGGGGCCGAACCTGCCGCTGCTTTATATCATGGTCGCCGCCCAGGGGTTGCTCGGCTATGCCGCCACCTCGGTGATGGGCCCTATCGTGGCGGAGATTTTCGAGGGCCCGCATTACGGCGCCATCTTCGGCAGCATCACCGTGGCGCTGATCGCCGGTGGTGCTGCCGGCCCCTGGCTTACCGGCGTCATTCACGATGCCACAGGCAGCTATCGGCTGGCGTTCCTGGTGGCGATTCTCGGCTGCGTGGTGGCTGCCGGGGCGGTATGGCTTGCGGCACCGCGCAAAGTGCGAAAGGTGCCGGGACGTTCCTGA
- the secF gene encoding protein translocase subunit SecF: protein MYKLRLIPDNTNYPFMKGRIIGLAVSAFLSLVSVILFFHPGLNYGIDFKGGIVIEARLSQPADFPALREAIHKLDLGQAALQEFGSPQDVLIRLGRQEGDDAAAQRAADKVRAALNQSYPGTEIRRVEAVGASVSDELFKDGMIAMGLALVAMLAYIWFRFEWQFGVGAVVTLVLDVTKTVGFYVVTDLQFNLVAVAAVLTIMGFSINDKVVVYDRVRENLRKYKVMPLRELIDKSINETLNRTINTSVTIFLSTIPLALFGGEAVQGFAIVLLFGIVLATSSSIFIAAPILLFLGENKLRRGTEAPTAPPQAGGKPAKG from the coding sequence ATGTACAAGCTCCGCCTCATCCCGGACAACACCAACTACCCGTTCATGAAGGGCCGCATCATCGGCCTTGCGGTATCCGCCTTCCTGAGCTTGGTGTCTGTAATCCTGTTCTTCCATCCCGGCTTGAATTACGGCATCGACTTCAAGGGCGGCATCGTGATCGAGGCCCGCTTGTCGCAGCCGGCCGATTTCCCGGCCTTGCGCGAAGCCATCCACAAGCTGGATCTGGGCCAGGCTGCATTGCAGGAATTCGGCTCGCCGCAGGATGTGCTGATCCGTCTCGGCCGCCAGGAAGGCGACGATGCCGCCGCCCAGCGCGCCGCCGACAAGGTGCGCGCCGCGCTGAACCAGAGCTATCCCGGCACCGAAATCCGCCGCGTTGAAGCGGTCGGCGCGTCCGTGTCGGATGAATTGTTCAAGGACGGCATGATCGCCATGGGCTTGGCGCTGGTCGCCATGCTGGCCTATATCTGGTTCCGCTTCGAATGGCAGTTCGGCGTCGGTGCCGTCGTCACCCTGGTGCTCGACGTGACCAAGACGGTCGGCTTCTACGTCGTCACCGACCTGCAGTTCAATCTCGTTGCCGTGGCCGCCGTGCTCACCATCATGGGCTTCTCGATCAACGACAAGGTGGTGGTATATGACCGCGTGCGCGAGAATTTGCGCAAGTACAAGGTGATGCCGCTGCGCGAGTTGATCGACAAGAGCATCAACGAAACCCTGAACCGCACCATCAACACTTCGGTGACGATCTTCCTGTCCACCATCCCGCTGGCTTTGTTCGGCGGCGAGGCGGTGCAGGGCTTCGCCATCGTGCTGCTGTTCGGCATCGTGCTGGCGACGTCTTCGTCGATCTTCATCGCGGCGCCGATCCTGCTGTTCCTTGGCGAGAACAAGCTGCGCCGCGGCACCGAGGCGCCCACCGCGCCACCCCAGGCTGGTGGCAAGCCCGCCAAGGGCTGA
- a CDS encoding response regulator, with translation MPTPLPAELSSRRILIVEDEAHARRVNVDILEELGFSNIRQAMDGTEALDILETTRSPIDLVICDLAMPKMDGFAFVEKVRKSRQYYRDTPIIMLTGSANADAVIRLKSLGVNGYLVKPMTPEAILDRIKYVLRFRL, from the coding sequence ATGCCGACCCCACTGCCTGCCGAGTTGTCCAGCCGCCGCATCCTGATTGTCGAGGACGAAGCGCATGCCCGCCGCGTCAATGTCGACATCCTGGAAGAACTGGGCTTCAGCAATATCCGCCAGGCGATGGACGGCACCGAGGCGCTCGACATCCTGGAAACCACCCGCAGCCCGATTGATCTGGTGATCTGCGACCTGGCGATGCCGAAAATGGATGGCTTTGCCTTCGTCGAGAAGGTACGCAAATCCCGGCAATATTACCGCGATACACCGATCATCATGCTCACGGGTTCGGCCAACGCCGATGCCGTGATCCGGCTCAAGAGCCTGGGCGTGAACGGCTATCTGGTGAAGCCGATGACGCCGGAGGCCATCCTCGACCGCATCAAATACGTGCTGCGCTTCCGCCTCTGA
- the yajC gene encoding preprotein translocase subunit YajC: MLISEAYAQAAGGGIADMATQFLPIVLIFVVFYFLLIRPQQKRAKEHKAMIEAVRRGDVVTTSGGIVGKVAKVQEDGLVQLEIAEGVKIKVVKSTIAEVRSKGAGDDEADSK, from the coding sequence ATGCTGATTTCTGAAGCCTACGCGCAGGCCGCTGGTGGTGGTATCGCCGACATGGCTACGCAGTTCCTGCCGATAGTGCTGATTTTCGTGGTGTTCTATTTCCTGCTGATCCGGCCGCAGCAGAAGCGCGCCAAGGAACACAAGGCAATGATCGAGGCGGTGCGCCGCGGCGACGTCGTTACCACCTCCGGCGGCATCGTTGGCAAGGTTGCCAAGGTGCAGGAAGACGGCCTGGTCCAGCTTGAGATCGCCGAAGGCGTCAAGATCAAGGTGGTCAAGTCCACCATCGCCGAAGTGCGCTCGAAGGGCGCCGGCGATGACGAGGCCGATTCCAAGTAA
- the secD gene encoding protein translocase subunit SecD has translation MLYFAPWKVWSIILVCLAGLLLSLPNLFTREQLNKLPSWIPTHQVNLGLDLRGGAHLLLEVDTNTVLRERLEALVDGARSELRSANMRYTGIAATGTNTVTVRLPDPSTAPRVRELLQKLAQPVQSSLIGFGGGQLDMTVEVAPEGNAVRMVLSEAAIQERARAAVTQSMEIVRRRIDQFGVNEPTIQIQGRDRILVQLPGIDDPQRIKTLVGQTAKLTFHLLDMSADSNATVAPAGSMILESDKDRDGTGRPVRFVVKRKIEVAGDQLVDAQAGTDQRSGQPIVNFRFSTAGAKRFAEITQANVGMPFAIVLDNKVLTAPRINEPILGGSGQISGNFTFASASDLAVLLRAGALPAPLKVVEERTVGPDLGADSIRAGLISIAVAAVLVMVYMVLAYGLFGFFADIALIANLLLTLAAMSLLGATLTLPGIAGLLLTLGMSVDANVLINERIREETKLGKSPMASMEAGFKRAFSTIVDANLTTLFKMLILYALGSGTVKGFAVTISLGIITSMFTATVVVRLMMVTWLRRRRVAVLPV, from the coding sequence ATGCTTTATTTCGCACCGTGGAAAGTTTGGTCCATCATCCTGGTCTGCCTGGCCGGGTTGCTGCTGAGCCTGCCCAACCTGTTCACCCGCGAACAGTTGAACAAACTGCCGTCCTGGATCCCGACGCATCAGGTCAATCTCGGCCTCGACCTGCGCGGTGGCGCCCATCTGCTGCTGGAAGTCGATACCAATACCGTGCTGCGCGAGCGGCTCGAGGCGCTGGTGGACGGCGCCCGTTCCGAATTGCGCAGCGCCAACATGCGCTATACCGGCATCGCCGCTACCGGCACCAACACCGTGACCGTGCGCCTGCCTGATCCCAGCACCGCGCCGCGCGTGCGCGAATTGCTGCAGAAGCTGGCGCAGCCGGTGCAGTCGAGCCTGATCGGCTTCGGCGGCGGCCAGCTCGACATGACCGTGGAAGTCGCGCCTGAAGGCAATGCCGTGCGCATGGTGCTGTCGGAAGCCGCGATCCAGGAACGCGCCCGCGCCGCCGTCACCCAGTCGATGGAAATCGTGCGCCGCCGTATCGACCAGTTCGGCGTCAACGAACCCACCATCCAGATCCAGGGCCGCGACCGTATCCTGGTGCAGTTGCCCGGCATCGACGATCCGCAGCGCATCAAGACCCTGGTGGGCCAGACCGCCAAGTTGACCTTCCACCTGCTGGACATGAGCGCCGACAGCAACGCTACCGTGGCGCCGGCCGGCTCGATGATCCTGGAATCCGACAAGGACCGTGACGGCACCGGCCGCCCGGTGCGTTTCGTGGTCAAGCGCAAGATCGAAGTGGCGGGCGACCAGCTGGTGGATGCCCAGGCCGGCACCGATCAGCGTTCCGGCCAGCCGATCGTCAATTTCCGTTTCAGCACCGCCGGCGCCAAGCGCTTCGCCGAAATCACCCAGGCGAATGTCGGCATGCCGTTCGCCATCGTGCTCGACAACAAGGTACTGACCGCGCCGCGCATCAACGAGCCCATCCTTGGCGGCTCGGGCCAGATCAGCGGCAACTTCACATTCGCTTCGGCCTCCGACCTGGCTGTGCTGCTGCGCGCCGGTGCGCTGCCAGCACCGCTGAAGGTGGTGGAGGAACGCACCGTCGGTCCCGATCTCGGCGCTGACTCGATCCGCGCCGGCTTGATCTCGATTGCCGTCGCCGCCGTACTGGTCATGGTCTATATGGTGCTGGCCTATGGCCTGTTCGGCTTCTTCGCCGATATCGCGCTGATCGCCAACCTGCTGCTCACGCTCGCCGCCATGTCGCTGCTCGGCGCCACGCTGACGCTGCCGGGCATTGCCGGTCTGCTGTTGACGCTGGGCATGTCGGTGGATGCCAACGTGCTGATCAACGAGCGTATCCGCGAGGAAACCAAGCTCGGCAAATCGCCGATGGCCTCGATGGAGGCGGGCTTCAAGCGCGCCTTCAGCACCATCGTCGACGCCAACCTGACGACGCTGTTCAAGATGCTGATCCTCTACGCCCTCGGCTCCGGCACCGTGAAGGGTTTCGCCGTCACCATCTCGCTCGGCATCATCACCTCGATGTTCACCGCCACCGTGGTGGTGCGCCTGATGATGGTGACCTGGCTGCGCCGCCGCCGCGTCGCGGTTTTGCCGGTGTAA